One Luteibacter sp. 9135 DNA segment encodes these proteins:
- a CDS encoding IS3 family transposase (programmed frameshift) codes for MGRKEISQSQRDDAVHLVVAEGHTVRQVCQLMDVGPTALRRWLAIHEEAKSTGVHAPTAADDRRRIVELESQVLQLKEERELFKKIHRLLRSGERSPTAVIDELKEAYPVSRLCEAMEYPRSSYYAKRAEEVQPAVADPALVARVKQIHRQSRGSYGTRRMAAELGRQGMPTGRYRARTLMRQAGLWAERVRRHVYRTASKAAVPAPNRLERQFNVARPDQVWVGDITFVPTRQGWLYLAVVVDLYARRIVGWAFSTRPNAQLAVAALDMAIRERKPSGNLMFHSDQGAQYNSFDFLGRLKALGITQSMSRRGNCWDNAVAERVFATLKTEWATSTYSNRDEAQSDITVFLTSYYNYRRLHAANGQVPPAIYEMMAARK; via the exons ATGGGACGTAAAGAGATATCGCAATCGCAGCGAGACGACGCCGTGCATCTGGTGGTGGCCGAGGGGCATACGGTACGACAGGTATGCCAGCTGATGGATGTAGGCCCGACAGCGTTGAGGCGCTGGCTGGCGATACATGAAGAGGCTAAGTCGACCGGGGTTCATGCCCCCACGGCGGCGGATGATCGGCGGCGTATCGTCGAGCTTGAGTCGCAGGTACTTCAGCTAAAGGAGGAGCGCGAACTTT TTAAAAAAATCCATCGCCTTCTTCGTTCGGGAGAGCGATCGCCCACGGCGGTGATCGACGAGCTGAAGGAGGCCTACCCGGTATCGCGGCTGTGCGAGGCGATGGAATACCCCCGTAGCAGCTATTACGCCAAGCGGGCAGAAGAGGTACAGCCGGCGGTTGCCGATCCGGCGCTAGTAGCGAGGGTCAAGCAGATTCATCGCCAGAGCCGAGGCAGTTACGGCACCCGTCGCATGGCGGCTGAGTTGGGTCGCCAAGGCATGCCGACAGGGCGATATCGGGCGCGCACGTTGATGAGGCAGGCCGGTCTATGGGCCGAGCGGGTGCGTCGGCACGTGTACCGGACGGCGAGCAAGGCGGCTGTGCCGGCCCCCAACCGCCTCGAACGGCAATTCAACGTCGCCCGGCCCGACCAGGTTTGGGTCGGTGACATTACCTTTGTGCCTACCCGACAGGGTTGGCTCTATCTGGCCGTTGTCGTGGATCTTTATGCACGCCGGATCGTGGGCTGGGCCTTTTCAACCCGGCCGAATGCACAGCTGGCCGTTGCCGCCCTGGACATGGCAATCAGAGAGAGGAAACCGTCGGGGAATCTCATGTTCCACTCCGATCAAGGTGCGCAGTACAACAGTTTTGACTTTCTCGGACGCCTCAAGGCCCTGGGGATTACCCAAAGTATGAGCAGGCGCGGCAACTGTTGGGATAACGCGGTTGCCGAGCGCGTCTTCGCCACGTTGAAAACCGAATGGGCGACATCGACTTACAGCAACCGCGATGAAGCCCAAAGCGACATCACTGTTTTCTTGACGTCGTACTACAACTACCGGCGCCTACATGCGGCCAACGGGCAGGTGCCGCCAGCCATTTACGAGATGATGGCGGCCCGGAAATAA
- a CDS encoding bifunctional diguanylate cyclase/phosphodiesterase gives MTIAPSHSPTTLPPGFGEVEPLHDAVERLLRAADPEGIRDECESFARCLLPDARVFWRQTDDAPTRAGTVIALGADPQTGRSLDFAVDDDAPAWTDLIAWMGRLASARLRQLAETASLYEAISRLALAERLQRALYAIAEQAGAEHNMKDMMSALHGIVSSLMYAENFFIVLYDAQNRTVRFPYFVDTLDDDIPDPEGIQLIDAIENSLTWHVLMSGRSMMGASNELEKSLPSRRVAIGPPSDDWLGVPMKRGDDVVGALVVQSYRDDTRYTENDRDLLTYVAQHVQTALERRQAHEELERRVTTRTAALREANRVLRQQVLQRQRGERLQAALFRIAELANTSDSIENFYAAVHRVIGGLLYARNFYIALLSEDQNKLTFPYSVDELDGSREPRELGRGLTEFVLRNGKALLADRDEIDRLNRDHVLSTSGARSLHWLGVPLIWNEKSMGVLAVQSYSPEHTYSARDQELLTFVSYHIANALQRKYTTESLKQAYASLERRVTERTRALALANRDLREQIAERERVERRLKYETLHDSLTGLPNRTLLLQRLEQALNHYRENPGELFAVLFIDLDRFKVINDSVGHLVGDDLLFQVGGRVRACLKTRDVVARLGGDEFAVLVEGITDPQAATQIAERIIAQLQTPFRLGAKEIFTSASIGIALPTPEYTRPEELLRDADSAMYRAKDEGRHRAAIFDDRLRREALSLLELEGDLRRAIARNEFVPFFQPIVELENLRVVGYEALLRWRHPERGLLPPGEFLAVAEDTGCSEAIDWQIFEQVARQARALTRDEGFISINVSGSHFRSPDLDQRLLDLFAQHGVPARCIRVEVTERALLENPAQVKRILENLQGHGVGIALDDFGTGYSSLSYLHQYPIETLKIDRSFVIELPAEDDQAHSTAVVRAIQALADSLRMQVIAEGIETESQMRVLQRIGCRFGQGFLFAQPQPASKWLAAPLSLDA, from the coding sequence ATGACCATAGCTCCATCCCATAGCCCGACAACATTGCCCCCCGGTTTCGGGGAGGTCGAGCCGTTGCACGATGCCGTCGAACGGCTGCTGCGGGCGGCGGACCCTGAAGGCATCCGCGACGAGTGCGAATCCTTCGCGCGCTGCCTGTTGCCGGACGCCCGGGTATTCTGGCGCCAGACCGACGATGCCCCGACCCGCGCCGGCACCGTGATCGCACTGGGCGCCGATCCGCAGACCGGGCGCAGCCTCGACTTCGCCGTCGACGACGATGCGCCTGCCTGGACCGACCTCATCGCCTGGATGGGCCGCCTGGCATCAGCACGCCTGCGCCAACTGGCCGAAACCGCCAGCCTCTATGAAGCCATCTCGCGCCTGGCGCTTGCCGAGCGGCTGCAGCGTGCGCTCTACGCCATCGCCGAGCAGGCCGGCGCCGAGCACAACATGAAGGACATGATGAGCGCGCTGCACGGCATCGTCAGTAGCCTCATGTACGCCGAAAATTTCTTCATCGTCCTGTACGACGCGCAGAACCGTACGGTGCGCTTTCCGTATTTCGTGGACACGCTGGACGACGACATCCCCGATCCCGAGGGCATCCAGCTGATCGACGCGATCGAGAACTCACTGACCTGGCACGTGCTGATGAGCGGCCGGTCCATGATGGGCGCCAGCAACGAACTGGAAAAAAGCCTGCCCAGCCGGCGCGTGGCCATCGGGCCGCCCAGCGACGACTGGCTGGGCGTGCCGATGAAACGCGGCGACGACGTGGTCGGGGCGCTGGTCGTGCAGAGCTACCGGGACGATACGCGCTATACGGAGAACGACCGCGACCTGCTCACCTATGTCGCCCAGCACGTGCAGACGGCACTCGAGCGTCGCCAGGCCCACGAGGAACTGGAACGCCGCGTCACCACGCGTACCGCCGCCTTGCGCGAGGCGAACCGCGTGCTGCGTCAACAGGTGTTGCAACGCCAGCGCGGCGAGCGCCTGCAGGCCGCCCTGTTCCGCATCGCCGAGCTGGCCAACACGTCCGACAGCATCGAAAATTTCTACGCCGCCGTGCATCGCGTCATCGGCGGCCTGCTGTACGCGCGCAACTTCTATATCGCGCTGCTCTCGGAAGACCAGAACAAGCTGACCTTCCCTTACTCCGTGGACGAACTGGACGGCTCGCGCGAGCCACGCGAACTGGGCCGCGGCCTGACCGAATTCGTGCTGCGCAACGGCAAGGCCCTGCTGGCAGACCGCGACGAGATCGACCGCCTCAACCGTGACCACGTGCTCTCCACCAGCGGCGCGCGCTCGCTGCACTGGCTGGGCGTGCCGTTGATCTGGAACGAGAAATCCATGGGCGTGCTGGCGGTGCAGAGCTACTCGCCCGAGCACACGTACAGCGCACGCGACCAGGAACTGCTGACCTTCGTCAGCTACCACATCGCCAACGCCTTGCAGCGCAAATACACCACCGAATCCCTCAAGCAGGCGTATGCCAGCCTGGAACGCCGTGTAACCGAGCGTACGCGTGCGCTCGCCCTGGCCAACCGCGACCTGCGCGAGCAGATCGCCGAGCGCGAGCGCGTCGAGCGCCGCCTCAAGTACGAAACCCTGCACGATTCGCTCACCGGCTTGCCCAACCGCACGCTGTTGCTGCAACGCCTGGAACAGGCCCTCAACCATTACCGGGAAAACCCGGGCGAGCTGTTCGCGGTTCTGTTCATCGACCTGGACCGCTTCAAGGTCATCAACGACTCGGTGGGTCACCTCGTCGGCGACGACCTGCTCTTCCAAGTGGGCGGGCGGGTACGCGCCTGCCTGAAAACACGCGACGTGGTGGCGCGCCTGGGTGGCGACGAATTCGCCGTGCTGGTCGAGGGCATCACCGATCCACAGGCCGCCACGCAGATCGCCGAGCGGATCATCGCGCAGTTACAGACGCCGTTCCGACTGGGGGCGAAGGAGATCTTCACCTCCGCATCCATCGGCATCGCGCTGCCCACGCCCGAGTACACGCGGCCGGAAGAACTGCTGCGCGACGCCGATTCGGCGATGTACCGCGCGAAGGACGAGGGACGCCATCGCGCGGCCATCTTCGACGATCGGCTACGGCGTGAGGCGTTGTCGCTGCTCGAACTGGAAGGCGACCTGCGCCGGGCGATCGCCCGTAACGAGTTCGTGCCGTTCTTCCAGCCGATCGTCGAGCTGGAAAACCTGCGTGTGGTGGGCTACGAAGCCCTGCTGCGCTGGCGCCATCCGGAGCGCGGCCTGCTTCCGCCCGGCGAGTTCCTGGCGGTAGCCGAAGATACCGGTTGTTCCGAGGCGATCGACTGGCAGATCTTCGAGCAGGTCGCACGGCAGGCCCGCGCGCTCACGCGCGACGAGGGCTTCATCAGCATCAACGTCTCGGGAAGCCACTTTCGTTCGCCCGACCTCGACCAGCGCCTGCTCGACCTGTTCGCCCAGCATGGCGTACCCGCACGATGCATCCGCGTGGAAGTGACCGAGCGCGCCCTGCTGGAAAATCCGGCCCAGGTGAAACGGATACTGGAGAACCTGCAAGGGCACGGCGTGGGTATCGCGCTGGACGATTTCGGCACGGGCTATTCATCGTTGAGCTACTTGCACCAGTACCCGATCGAAACCCTGAAGATCGATCGCTCGTTCGTGATCGAGCTGCCCGCGGAAGACGACCAGGCTCACAGCACCGCCGTGGTGCGCGCCATCCAGGCGCTGGCGGATTCGCTGCGGATGCAGGTGATCGCCGAAGGCATCGAGACCGAGTCGCAGATGCGCGTATTGCAGCGCATCGGCTGTCGCTTCGGTCAGGGTTTCCTGTTCGCGCAGCCGCAGCCGGCAAGCAAGTGGCTGGCGGCGCCGCTGTCGTTGGATGCCTGA
- a CDS encoding glycosyltransferase family 2 protein → MTYSLAIVVPAYNEAQVIDDFHARMGAVLDGLAAASRIIYVDDGSGDDTWTLIEAIAQRDARVVALRLSRNFGKEAAMTAGIDAADADAVVVIDADLQDPPELIPTLVARWQEGFDVVYATRGERDGETRFKRFTSAAFYRVMERVADTPLPRDTGDFRLLSRRAVEALGGLRERQRFMKGLFAWIGYRQTSVVYHRDARHAGVTKWNYWRLGNLAVEGITSFSTAPLRIATWLGVSAALLAFLYGLWVLLKVWLWGDPVRGYPTLMVVILFLGGAQLLALGVIGEYIGRTYAESKRRPLYYVESRRGQARSPGRDPTGQPPA, encoded by the coding sequence ATGACCTACTCCCTCGCGATCGTTGTCCCCGCTTATAACGAAGCGCAGGTGATCGACGACTTCCACGCGCGCATGGGCGCCGTGCTCGACGGCCTGGCCGCAGCGTCGCGCATCATCTATGTCGACGACGGGAGTGGCGACGACACCTGGACGCTGATAGAGGCCATCGCGCAGCGCGACGCCCGCGTGGTGGCGCTGCGCCTGTCACGCAACTTCGGCAAGGAAGCGGCCATGACCGCCGGCATCGACGCCGCGGACGCCGATGCGGTGGTGGTGATCGACGCCGACCTGCAGGACCCGCCCGAGCTGATCCCCACGCTGGTGGCGCGCTGGCAGGAAGGCTTCGACGTGGTGTACGCGACGCGCGGGGAACGCGACGGCGAAACGCGCTTCAAGCGGTTCACTTCCGCGGCGTTCTACCGGGTGATGGAGCGCGTGGCCGATACCCCGCTGCCGCGGGACACGGGTGACTTCCGCCTGCTCTCGCGCCGCGCCGTGGAGGCCCTGGGTGGGCTGCGCGAGCGCCAGCGCTTCATGAAAGGCCTGTTCGCCTGGATCGGCTACCGGCAGACATCGGTGGTGTACCACCGCGATGCCCGCCATGCCGGCGTCACCAAATGGAACTACTGGCGGCTGGGCAACCTGGCCGTCGAAGGCATCACCTCGTTTTCCACGGCGCCACTGCGCATCGCCACATGGCTGGGCGTATCAGCGGCCTTGCTCGCCTTCCTCTACGGCTTGTGGGTGCTGCTCAAGGTCTGGCTCTGGGGCGACCCGGTGCGGGGTTACCCGACCCTGATGGTGGTCATCCTGTTCCTGGGCGGCGCACAGTTGCTGGCGCTGGGCGTCATCGGCGAATACATCGGACGGACCTACGCGGAGTCCAAGCGGCGCCCGCTGTACTACGTGGAGTCGCGCCGCGGGCAGGCGCGTTCACCCGGCCGTGACCCCACCGGACAGCCGCCGGCGTAG
- a CDS encoding CBS domain-containing protein, whose translation MQQVRHLLEGKGKAVFAVAPEASVYDAVRQMAEKNVGALVVMQGDTLVGIVSERDYARKVILKDRSSRDTPVAEIMTASVITVSVDATVDECMRLCTDGRLRHLPVIDGEAMVGIVSIGDLVKAVISEQKETINQLESYITG comes from the coding sequence ATGCAGCAGGTCAGGCATCTTCTCGAAGGCAAGGGCAAGGCGGTCTTCGCCGTGGCGCCCGAGGCGTCCGTGTATGACGCGGTCCGGCAGATGGCGGAAAAGAACGTCGGCGCACTGGTGGTCATGCAGGGCGACACGCTGGTCGGCATCGTCTCCGAGCGCGATTACGCCCGCAAGGTGATCCTGAAGGATCGCTCGTCACGCGACACGCCGGTGGCCGAGATCATGACGGCCAGTGTGATCACGGTGTCCGTCGACGCCACGGTGGACGAGTGCATGCGCCTGTGCACTGACGGTCGCCTGCGCCACCTGCCGGTGATCGATGGCGAAGCGATGGTCGGCATCGTGTCCATCGGCGACCTGGTCAAGGCGGTGATCTCCGAGCAGAAAGAAACCATCAACCAACTCGAGAGCTATATCACCGGTTGA
- a CDS encoding NTP/NDP exchange transporter, with the protein MLVSTKIPAERPPPVNVRRRVALGEGRTLALSVIAFFFVMTSYYVLRPVRDQLAGAAGSQSLPTFYAIVFVVMLALTPVFGWLVSRFPRKRVIGSSYLFFAASMLAFIPAFIAQDRIGAVSLGRIFFVWVSVFNLFVVSLFWSFMADVYRSQQARVMFPFIAAGGMAGALLGPLLTRLLVQRLGVPAMLVVSATLLLLALGALLALSGRRDINDDSAGAPVGGSILQGAKAAFSQPFLRYMLVLMLLGDGIATMGYTLMADYTKAHFVDNAARTAFYADLDLWTNCFGALLQLTLTPMIMRGLGVVWAMVLPALANMLLLLGLSLAGLVDLHVGGWTVPVIAIVLVGSRGMTYGMTKPASDALYTRTPREVRYKGKNFIETAVWRFGDLVVTTGLVALRGAGVGITAIGLTAAGLACVAAEMGRRAATSPDLLPEQRDDQPVI; encoded by the coding sequence GTGCTAGTCTCGACGAAGATTCCCGCGGAACGCCCGCCACCCGTGAACGTCCGTCGACGCGTCGCCTTGGGCGAGGGCAGGACCCTCGCGCTATCCGTCATCGCCTTCTTCTTCGTGATGACGTCCTATTACGTGCTGCGCCCCGTTCGCGACCAGCTTGCCGGCGCCGCAGGGTCGCAATCGCTGCCCACGTTCTACGCCATCGTGTTCGTGGTGATGCTGGCGCTGACGCCCGTGTTCGGCTGGCTGGTCTCGCGCTTCCCGCGCAAGCGCGTCATCGGCAGCAGCTACCTGTTCTTTGCAGCCTCCATGCTGGCGTTCATCCCGGCCTTCATTGCCCAGGACCGGATCGGCGCGGTGTCGCTGGGGCGCATCTTCTTCGTCTGGGTCAGCGTCTTCAACCTGTTCGTGGTGTCGCTTTTCTGGAGCTTCATGGCCGACGTGTACCGCAGCCAGCAGGCGCGGGTCATGTTTCCATTCATCGCCGCCGGCGGCATGGCTGGCGCGCTGCTGGGCCCCCTGCTGACCCGGCTACTGGTCCAGCGCCTGGGCGTGCCGGCCATGCTGGTGGTGTCCGCCACGCTGCTGCTGCTGGCGCTAGGCGCTTTGCTGGCCCTGTCCGGGCGCCGCGACATCAACGACGACAGCGCCGGCGCGCCCGTGGGCGGGTCGATCCTGCAGGGCGCCAAGGCCGCGTTCTCGCAACCGTTCCTGCGCTACATGCTGGTGCTGATGCTGCTGGGTGACGGCATCGCCACCATGGGTTACACGCTCATGGCCGATTACACCAAGGCCCACTTCGTGGACAACGCGGCGCGCACGGCCTTTTATGCCGACCTCGACCTGTGGACCAACTGCTTCGGTGCGTTACTGCAGCTGACGCTGACCCCGATGATCATGCGCGGCCTGGGCGTGGTCTGGGCGATGGTGTTGCCAGCGTTGGCCAACATGCTCCTGCTGCTGGGCCTGTCGCTGGCCGGGCTGGTCGACCTGCACGTGGGCGGCTGGACGGTTCCGGTGATCGCCATCGTCCTGGTCGGCTCGCGTGGCATGACCTACGGGATGACCAAGCCGGCGTCCGATGCGCTCTACACCCGCACGCCCCGCGAGGTGCGCTACAAGGGCAAGAACTTCATCGAGACCGCGGTATGGCGCTTCGGCGACCTGGTGGTCACTACCGGTCTGGTCGCCCTGCGCGGTGCGGGCGTCGGCATCACCGCGATTGGTCTTACCGCAGCCGGGCTGGCCTGCGTGGCCGCGGAGATGGGGCGTCGGGCGGCGACGTCCCCCGATCTACTGCCGGAACAGCGCGACGATCAACCGGTGATATAG
- a CDS encoding RNA polymerase sigma factor: protein MPSEPPVVATTDDAVVRAAIAGDRKAFETLYRRHADRVYGAVLRLAAFDHARAEDLTQEAFVRAWQKLDGFRFESAFGTWVYRLAVNVALMSIRARNADPVSIMDDDHLPDIMSTDNPVRAVERDELEKAIAALPPRARAVLVLHDVEGWKHEEISIELGMAVGSSKAQLHRARGLLRRVLGDTP, encoded by the coding sequence ATGCCGTCTGAGCCGCCCGTCGTCGCGACCACCGACGACGCGGTGGTCCGAGCGGCGATCGCCGGCGACCGCAAGGCCTTCGAGACGCTGTATCGCCGCCACGCCGATCGCGTCTACGGCGCCGTTCTGCGGCTGGCCGCGTTCGACCATGCCCGTGCCGAAGACCTCACCCAGGAGGCGTTCGTCCGGGCCTGGCAGAAACTGGACGGCTTCCGCTTCGAAAGCGCCTTCGGCACCTGGGTCTACCGGCTGGCCGTCAATGTGGCGCTGATGTCCATACGCGCCCGCAACGCCGATCCGGTCAGCATCATGGACGACGACCACCTGCCGGACATCATGTCCACCGACAATCCCGTGCGCGCCGTCGAGCGCGACGAACTCGAAAAAGCCATCGCCGCGCTTCCGCCGCGCGCACGCGCCGTGTTGGTACTGCACGACGTGGAAGGCTGGAAACACGAAGAGATCTCCATCGAGCTGGGTATGGCGGTGGGGTCCTCCAAGGCTCAGTTGCACCGTGCGCGCGGGCTGCTCCGCCGCGTCCTGGGAGACACACCATGA
- the mtgA gene encoding monofunctional biosynthetic peptidoglycan transglycosylase, whose protein sequence is MSPTPRSLPRRLVHIVALLVVSWVALSCLVVGVLRFVPPWTSAMIMERRVGALLGGESDFTYRRHWVPWAGISPQVGLAMVAGEDQKFPYHHGFDVDAIQDAIDAADEGKRLRGASTISQQVAKNLFLWNGRSFVRKGLEAYYTVLIEALWSKQRILEVYMNTVELGDGVYGVGAASEAFFHTTPDRLGVAQASRLAAVLPNPRRFHADAPSAYVQRRAAWIAQQMGQLGGPAYLKRPAPAAGRVR, encoded by the coding sequence ATGAGCCCGACGCCTCGCTCGCTGCCCCGCCGCCTCGTCCACATCGTCGCGCTGCTCGTGGTTTCCTGGGTGGCGTTGTCGTGCCTCGTGGTCGGGGTGCTGCGCTTCGTCCCGCCCTGGACCAGCGCCATGATCATGGAGCGCCGGGTCGGCGCCCTGCTCGGCGGCGAGAGCGATTTTACCTACCGCCGCCACTGGGTGCCTTGGGCAGGCATATCGCCGCAGGTCGGCCTGGCCATGGTCGCCGGCGAGGACCAGAAATTTCCCTACCACCACGGCTTCGACGTCGATGCGATCCAGGATGCCATCGACGCCGCCGACGAGGGCAAGCGCTTGCGCGGCGCCAGCACGATCAGCCAGCAGGTCGCCAAGAACCTGTTCCTGTGGAACGGCCGTAGCTTCGTCCGCAAGGGCCTGGAGGCGTACTACACGGTGCTGATCGAAGCACTGTGGTCCAAGCAGCGCATCCTCGAGGTCTACATGAATACCGTGGAGTTGGGCGACGGCGTCTACGGCGTCGGTGCCGCCAGCGAGGCGTTCTTCCACACCACGCCCGACCGGCTGGGCGTGGCGCAGGCGTCCCGCCTGGCTGCAGTGTTGCCCAATCCCCGGCGGTTCCACGCCGATGCGCCCAGCGCCTATGTGCAGCGTCGCGCGGCTTGGATTGCCCAGCAGATGGGCCAGCTCGGCGGACCGGCCTACCTCAAGCGACCGGCACCGGCGGCCGGACGCGTCCGCTGA
- a CDS encoding DUF4097 family beta strand repeat-containing protein, which yields MKTLYLTPLLLAFSIGQAIASTPINLSKDIRPDAKVTIDNVKGEVTVTAWDKNQIQVSGTLGDGARPLEIDGDNREVDIHVEGDEKKGNWLSWGNDTRMQPTVLNIRVPRSVSVSINVVSAPVSMDGLDGGKIDVDSVSGRVRANLRSPEVTMQTVSGTIDLAGRAGKADLQTVSGDITAPSVTDRVEAQTVSGRMTVGGGAWKEANFSTVSGDTQVTGGLVRDGKLTVDSMSGDVQIQLPGDTSARLEASTFSGDLRSDFGTPSKGEDGPGKELKTTIGSGNGTIHVESFSGDVRIRGQGR from the coding sequence ATGAAAACGCTCTATCTCACTCCCCTGCTGCTGGCGTTCTCGATCGGTCAGGCCATAGCCTCGACCCCGATCAACCTGTCGAAAGACATTCGACCCGACGCCAAGGTCACCATCGACAACGTCAAGGGCGAGGTCACCGTCACCGCCTGGGACAAGAACCAGATCCAGGTGTCCGGCACCCTCGGCGACGGCGCCCGCCCGCTGGAGATCGACGGCGACAATCGCGAGGTCGATATCCATGTCGAAGGCGACGAAAAGAAGGGCAACTGGCTCAGCTGGGGCAACGACACCCGCATGCAGCCCACCGTGCTCAACATCCGCGTGCCGCGCTCGGTGTCGGTGTCCATCAACGTGGTCAGCGCGCCGGTGAGCATGGACGGCCTGGATGGCGGCAAGATCGATGTCGATTCCGTGAGCGGAAGGGTCCGCGCCAATCTGCGCTCTCCCGAAGTCACCATGCAGACCGTCAGTGGCACCATCGACCTCGCCGGCCGAGCGGGCAAGGCCGATCTACAGACCGTATCGGGCGATATCACCGCCCCCTCGGTCACCGACCGCGTCGAGGCGCAGACCGTCTCCGGCCGGATGACCGTCGGCGGCGGCGCCTGGAAAGAGGCCAATTTCAGCACCGTCTCGGGCGATACCCAAGTTACCGGCGGCCTGGTCCGGGACGGCAAGCTCACCGTCGATTCCATGAGCGGCGACGTGCAGATCCAGCTTCCGGGCGACACCTCCGCCCGGCTGGAAGCATCGACGTTCAGTGGCGACCTGCGCAGCGATTTCGGCACGCCGTCCAAGGGTGAGGATGGCCCGGGCAAGGAACTGAAAACCACGATCGGCAGCGGCAATGGCACCATCCACGTGGAGTCGTTCAGCGGTGATGTGCGGATTCGTGGGCAGGGGCGCTGA
- the hslO gene encoding Hsp33 family molecular chaperone HslO — MAQYKGRTRAGLVDGALHPHLPSDHPEATVPDSLLDTLASEDILHRFLLEKAGVRGVFVRLGTSWQDIASRAEYPPALRNLLGQAMAASALLTGNIKFEGSLSLEFKSQGALRLLFAECTDKGRLRGLARFEPDQLAPGGELDFRALPEAALAITIGQAERGRYQGLVDLDAPSLAEALESYFERSEQLPARILLAADGQHAVGLFLQPVPGEGGHDAAENDDDAWERVGHLTATLSASEMLTTRPEELLFRLYHEETVRLYEPRSLAFGCTCSQERVEGMLRALGREEVEATLEDRNGEIEVICEFCATRYVFDRVDAERLLTQSDTPPSPKTLQ, encoded by the coding sequence ATGGCGCAGTATAAGGGCCGCACGCGTGCCGGGCTTGTCGACGGCGCGCTGCATCCCCATCTCCCGTCGGATCACCCGGAGGCCACCGTGCCCGATTCGCTTCTCGATACCCTTGCATCCGAAGACATCCTGCACCGCTTCCTGTTGGAGAAAGCCGGCGTGCGCGGCGTCTTCGTCCGCCTCGGCACCAGCTGGCAGGACATTGCGTCACGGGCGGAGTATCCGCCGGCCCTGCGCAACCTGCTGGGCCAGGCGATGGCGGCCTCCGCGTTGCTCACCGGCAACATCAAGTTCGAGGGTTCGCTGTCGCTGGAGTTCAAGAGCCAGGGCGCACTGCGCCTGCTCTTCGCCGAATGCACCGACAAGGGCCGCCTGCGCGGGCTGGCACGGTTCGAACCGGACCAGCTTGCGCCCGGCGGCGAACTCGACTTCAGGGCGCTGCCGGAAGCGGCCCTGGCGATCACCATCGGCCAGGCCGAGCGCGGTCGTTACCAGGGTCTGGTCGACCTGGACGCACCGTCGCTGGCCGAGGCGCTGGAAAGCTACTTCGAGCGCTCCGAGCAACTGCCGGCCCGCATCCTCCTGGCCGCGGACGGCCAGCACGCAGTCGGCCTGTTCCTGCAGCCCGTGCCGGGCGAGGGCGGCCATGACGCCGCGGAAAACGACGACGATGCCTGGGAACGCGTCGGCCACCTCACCGCGACGCTGAGCGCCAGCGAGATGCTGACGACACGCCCGGAGGAACTCCTGTTCCGGCTCTACCACGAGGAAACGGTGCGCCTCTACGAGCCCAGGTCGCTGGCCTTCGGCTGCACGTGCTCGCAGGAGCGCGTGGAAGGCATGCTACGCGCGCTGGGCCGCGAGGAAGTCGAGGCCACCCTGGAAGATCGCAACGGCGAGATCGAGGTCATCTGCGAATTCTGCGCCACCCGCTACGTCTTCGACCGCGTCGACGCCGAACGCCTGCTCACCCAGTCCGACACCCCTCCCTCCCCAAAAACCCTACAGTAG